Proteins found in one Ischnura elegans chromosome 11, ioIscEleg1.1, whole genome shotgun sequence genomic segment:
- the LOC124168228 gene encoding ATP synthase mitochondrial F1 complex assembly factor 2, protein MFSIRATCEVSRCLASLLVKQPKKLSLNARHYAAPRNRFFKKTSILQNEGLFEVTLDHRKLKTPQGNVFRVPSESLARAVAVEWDSQKEKIDLSTMFLTGICSNAIDNPGNVNKYQLVDHMIKFLDTDTVLFFSPEEDELYDLQMREWNPIIQWACERFKIEIKPSHDIAGPNVSHESREILRRYFLSYDQWSLTGYSYGVDTMKSLILMLACAERFVSVEKAVLLSRLEEEFQCKSWGRVEWAHDVDMHQTITRLAAAMFFVHSSVASKLSVMKKSSRAEEMVMP, encoded by the exons atgttttcaatacgtGCAACATGTGAAGTAAGTCGATGCTTGGCATCGCTGCTTGTGAAGCAACCTAAGAAACTATCGCTTAATGCGAGACACTACGCTG cCCCCAGGAACAGGTTTTTCAAAAAAACCAGTATACTGCAAAATGAGGGTTTGTTTGAAGTAACCTTAGACCATAGAAAATTAAAGACACCACAAGGGAATGTATTTAGAGTTCCTAGCGAATCTCTAGCGAGGGCAGTTGCAGTGGAATGGGATagccaaaaggaaaaaattgacctGTCGACAATGTTTTTG ACTGGAATATGCTCTAATGCAATTGATAATCCTGGAAATGTAAACAAATATCAGCTAGTTGATCATATGATCAAATTCCTTGATACTGATACCGTGCTGTTTTTCTCTCCA gaagAAGATGAATTGTATGATCTTCAAATGAGAGAGTGGAATCCCATAATACAGTGGGCATGTGAGcgattcaaaattgaaattaagccATCGCATGATATAGCTGGGCCAAATGTATCTCATGAAAGTAGAGAAATTCTCAGGAGATATTTTCTGTCGTACGATCAGTGGAGCTTAACTG GATATTCATATGGAGTTGACACCATGAAGTCTCTTATACTGATGTTGGCGTGTGCAGAAAGATTTGTGAGCGTGGAAAAGGCAGTCCTACTATCAAGACTAGAGGAGGAGTTTCAG TGCAAGAGCTGGGGACGAGTTGAGTGGGCACATGATGTAGATATGCACCAGACAATCACTCGACTTGCAGCAGCCATGTTTTTTGTTCACTCAAGTGTAGCTTCCAAATTGTCTGTGATGAAGAAAAGTTCTCGGGCAGAGGAAATGGTTATGCCATAG